The genomic DNA TGCGCAAATGTCAATATGTCTGACATCGCATCCCAACGCATTCCAAGAATTTTCGTCTGGCTATCCTTATCAAGTACGTTTGCCTTAGTAGCTTCGTTGCTAAGTTGATTGCTATTTGACTTCCATGTTCTCAAATTAAATCCTGCATTTGTCATGAGTTCTCTagatttttcaaagaaatttaaTGCAGCTTCTTCCGTATAAACACTTGTAAGTACGTTGTCTACATACAAATCACGCTTGTGTATTTCAACAGTAGCATTTTTAACCGTTGATAAATGTTTCAATAATGTAGCGTTAAGAATAAATGGCGAACATGTCGCTCCGAATAAAATTACCTTGAATCTGTATGTCTCAAGTTCACTCTTGGGGTTGCTATGACCTCTAAGCCAGAAAAATCGGGTGGAATCGCGGTCTTCTTCGTCTTGTCCAATCTGGAGGAATGCTTTCTCAATATCAGTTGTTAAGGCGTATTTTCCGTCGCGTAATCTTGTAACAATATCTGTTAACTTATAAAGCTGCGGCGGTGCAGAAGAAAGGCAATCATTTAAGCTGGGTGATTCTGAATCTTTGCGACAACTGCAATCATATACTATAGGTATCGGTGTAGTCGATGAATCTTTTTTCACTGGGTGGTGCGGAATATAATGCACTCGATTAGTAGTCTCATCCGGGTTCTCAACCTTCTCTATAAAACTTCGATTTTCTTGGTCGTTAATAATGTTACCGTATATCTTAAGCATCTCTGGTTCTTTAGCAAGTCGGGTTATCACGTTGTATGTTCTCTTTCTGGCGATCATCTCGTTGCTAGGCAACTGCGGATGTTCCTGTTTCCATGGGAACTTGGCGATGTAcctattttctttcaaattaatgttaTTATCTTGGTAAGTGGTCATTTCTTGTAAGTCCATTTTCGCTTTCACTTCACTGTCCTTTTCTGTTCCTATGGATTCGATTTCCcaaaatttatgtatttcacATTTTTCTAGTCTGTGTGGGGTCAACATATTCATAATCGATGACGTTGATTGATTATAACTGTTAGTGTTCAATTGTATAGGTCCTGATAGCAAGTATCCAACTTTGGACTGTACAGCGGTTGGTCCGGAACCTCTAATTACTCTGTCTCCAACTATATCCCAATAATAATCGGCGCCAACTAAGACTGATATCTCAAAATCCTCGTCCTGTAAAGCTGGGTGGGCTAACTTCAATCCATTTAAATGCGTAAAACTCCACTGGTTCCTTGCGTAAGTATGTATCGTATGAGCAATCTGTGGTACTATAAGAACTTCAATAGGGATAAGCGTATTCGTTAGACCTTTTATATAGATAGTAGCAATTTGTAAATTTCTAACCTTCTTGTTGGATTCACCGAAAGCGGATATCGTTATCGCTTCTTTCTTATGTGGTCTCAGATTCAATAAATCGGCCATCTCTTGAGTAATAAAGCTTTGCTGGGCTCCTCCGTCGAATAGTATATTAGCGGTGTTAAAATGTGTCTTGTCATACGTGATAGGTGCTATCGCGGTTTTCAACAATACCTGCGATCTAGCCGATGATGTGGATGAATGCATGCTTGCGACTGCGGCATCGGTATCTGGTTTTAATGTACTGCTATCTTTAGACTTGGTATACAAGTGTGTTTCATTCTTTGAACAAATGCTAGTATGGGGTCGTTTATTACAGTTTTTACACGTTTTGTCGGATTTGCAATCGGCAACTCTGTGATTTCCTAAGCAATTGAAACATGCCTGTTTCTCCTTAACAATGCGTTTTCGATCTTCAATTTCCGTAACAGTTTTACAAGCTAATGGGGCGTGAACTCCTTGACAAAAGACGCACGGCTTCTTGGTTATGTCTCTTTTCCCTTTCTGATTTGCGTAGATGCGATTGGTACCCGTAAAGAATGTTGATGTGGGTGTGTAATTTGGCTCTATATCATCACCATTTACCGACTGACCCGCTTCTTTAATCGTTATCTCATGTTGAATAGCTTGCCGTCACGACGGCAAGTTTCAGTGGTCGTCTCCGTGGGCACGTACCATGTTTTCTCGGATATTCCCAGgtagtttatttaatattatggGCACTAAAAGGCTTTCGAAAGACTCGTGAGACTCCCCTATTCTTTCAAGGCCACTGATGTAGTTTTCCATGCTGTCGTAGaattttttcaaatgtgtaATATTTGATGTTGGACTAGGAAGGCTGATTAAACTGCATGTATGTTTGTACTATCTTGTGTGGTTGACCGAATCTTTGTTTCAGTACATGTAATGCTTGTCCGTAATTTGTGTCAGTTATTTGTAGACCTGCTATGCATTGGGTGGCTTCTCCGAACAGTTGAGATttcaagttattaaatttttctgTACATCGTTTAAAGACAGGTTATCGTGTACGGCAGCACTAAACCAATCCCAAAAGGGTTGCCATTCTAACATATTCCCGCCGAACGTTGGTAAATTTAATTTGGGAAGTTTGTGGTACATGCTGGAGTTTGAAAATACGGACGCTGATGTATTTGCGTGCATGAAACTGGGCTGTGGCTGACTTTCTTGATGATTCGTGTAATTAATAAACTCGTGTGCATTTGGGTTTAGCAATGACTTACTTGACTGTTTGTCTGTGATTTCTGATTCCTTAATGATTTTTGAAAGTTTGGTTACTGTCATTTCTATGTCATACGTGTATCTGTCGGCTTCCTCTATTTCTCCACTCACTTCCTCTTCTGATAGTTCCTCCACAATCTTCTAGTTCGGTTGATCGATCGTTTCCTGCTTCTTAACAATACGTCTTCGAATGGAAGAAAGTTCGCTAACGTCATATTCCTGCAAAAGTTCCTCGGGACTCGGTTCCACTTTCTTTAGCAACTTTGTAAGAACTCCCGATGTCCAGCTCGTCTGGTCTTCATCTTCGTTGTCGCGGTACCCATCTTTCGTATTCTTCTGTTTTTGTCACGGCACCAATGTTTTGGACGTATCGATAATAAAGGCGAGTAAACACAAAAGCGTCTTCAATGTTTCGTATGCTTTACTAGAGTCTAAGATATACAAAGTTACGTCGGCAAGTGACGACGTTGCGGGCCTATTGTTACGTCAAAATGGCGGTAAAACGTTCAGCAAATAAAAGAGTATAAAATACTTAACTGAAACTTTAACTCATTCACAACAATCATGCATATGACTGAGAGGTTTGTAATATAATGTACAAGAAAGTTACACCACTACAGATAGTTTCAGAAATGATTTGATGATTTTCCATAAATGCACCAGCTGATGCAACTAAAACTGCTAATATGGCATATTCATACTCTAGAATATAGTGGAAATAAACCATACATCACTGTTGGACGCcattattgaaattattattcTGATAAGAATATTCCTCCATGCAGCTTGTAACTATTAGCAAACCTATACTGCATAGTAAGCTTTAAAAGACCAggtataacaaatgtaaaacaataaaactatagCAGCCtgattaatgtacaaaacatttatgaaaaatagaTACGATATACAACAATTACCAAATTACTGGGTCCTCAATATGGACAGGTAAATACAGAAtgtggttggttaaacatgttagctggCACAAAACTCTCCCCTTACACCGGACAGTGTACAGTATGTGCATAATCGCAgatattgaatattaaaaaaataattggacATAACTTTTGAAAGTGGCAGGATTAGATAGTGAAAACTTTAGGGTACACACATTATTCAATACTTGAGAAATAGCCGAGATAAATATTTTCACCAATTTGCCATAATATTTGTCTTAACTTAAGCCAAGTTTGCctctgtttttttaattaactgcCAATAGCGCCTTTGGTGCTTTGattctttcttttacatatatcttttggttttcaattctattgtttatattcatttaccatgcatagatgtattttgttACCTGCCTGGATCTTTTTTGTAGTTGATTGCCAAAACACGGAATTACCCTTATCCACTTCCGGAATCGGATCCGATATTGTAATTGTCTGTACGGCATCCATTGTCATtgtgttttcaatgttgtttgtGTCAGTCAGACACGATTTTACTCGaatttacacattatttgtcggcgattttctgtataaagctagcggttgaacaaaatgaacatcgctgtcatgaataataatgatgaaaataagttttggAATCGTTTATTTGGAGACTTTGGTGAGAAGGTTtgcaaagtattttttttattttctttcaagtgGAAGGTCCGTCGGGCGTAGCTAATAATTACCAAGTCGAAAGTCCGATTGCAAAAGTGGAAGGTCGCTGACCTCGGACCACCGCTAATTTGAACCCCTGCGGGCCGGGctccaaattgaaaagatacgaAAATTTCGTCTTCTAACTTGAAATTGCCGACAACATCATGAGCAGTTGAACTTATTAATAGACTACTGACGTAGTTGTACTACGTATTGACAACAAACAATTTCCCTACGACTTTTGCCATTTGGGAAATCTaaactacttgtctttagagattttcggcgattaaatatttcatacaattgTTCTTTcacatcttagccaaaagcaCAGGCgataataaactacataaggaTTTCTAGAGAGCACTACTTCCTacgtgcaacttcaaaactttttggTGAttcgacgatcatttaaggtttttctggtcatattttttgtaatccagaattaaaagtattaaaaaagtgTTCAACTAGttatatataacatactagCCAGCTAGATAATAACAACGGCGCGTATTTCATCATTTATTGGGTAGAGCACAAATCTAGGGTGCTCGCATAATGCAGCTTAACTGCATAAAATTGGAATGTATAGCAGACTTGAAAGcccgatatatatatatgtgaacgACAAAAATAACACGATTCCAAGAGATATAATGCTTTAAAAGAAGCTGTCAaggtatataattataatacacTAACACTAGACACCAATATGcatattaatttgaaaaggTAACGGAATACTGGGAAAAAAGTAGATGTGTTTGTTCAGATCCCCACATACCGATTGACTATTGCTTCTGGGGTTATTTTGATCCGCGgtgaatagaccactttcgagttcatccgtcaccggcaaaaactcgtcaattatacacgcctttatgacgtcatttatcagatagaggggctcgcctgtatccctgcactatttacgttcatcaagcgtctttgtgcaggataaactagaaataatggttgctctgtaggtacttactgacatttctctaatgacagcagtgttgattgtcaattttgagaattcaatttgccgaataattcgtacaagatagaattatagttttccaaccactcgctcaacattggaaggaagtgacgacgcccctaaacgcacaaatgacgatgataaaggcgcgtataattgacgaggtttttccggtgacggatgaactcgaaagtggtctattgatcTTCACTGCAATAGATGTGTCAATATAAGAACCAGCTAGAATGACAATCTTGATAcatgcattgttttttttccgACCCCTTGTATTTGTCTTATTTTGCCAATTTCGATTAGAGAAGACGAGCTACTGTTGTTTTGCCAGACATCAGGGGTccaataacttaaaaaaatgtcgTGAATAGGTAAACACTGTCTTTTGGTTTTGGTTGAAGAAACGCCTCCAGTCTTAAATCACAATTCATCATGTTTGACATCTGAGAAAAATACcttattagaaataaaacataacagtCTTGATTTTAATATGATGCAACGTCTAGAAAAACTTTTCACTTTTTGTTCAATAGCAAACAGAGGAAGCAGAATAATTCTTATATCTGCCTCTTCATTCACTTACATATCCTGCATATAATTGCTTCACAGTctaaagattttgaaaagatCAAGCTAGAAATATTTCGTCATGTTCTTGCAAATCAAAATCACTGTATTGTCATAGTGAATAGTTACTATATAAGAACCTACAAATCTTATCAACCCATGTTTATTTTTGGATGCACCAAGAAATTTCTTACAATCTCTATTTGGTCTGCATTCACTGACTTGAAGAACAATTTCGATTTACCGCCATTTGCAAAAAAACTTTACTGTTCCTTTgacgccttttatagctgactatgcggtatggaatttgctcattgatgaaggtcgtacggtaacctatagttgttaatttctgtgtcatttggtctcttgtgaagagttgtcccattggcaatcataccacatcttctatttatatacaccactgtcccatgttaggggagggttgggcgctcacattctgtatgtgcaagacccaagtcaggagtctgttattcagtggttgtcatttgttgctgtgttacatttTCGTTGTTCGTTTATTATTTTGCCATTAATTATTctgaattgaattgttttacatttgtcaattcGGGACtttttattgctgactatgcggtaacGGCTttacttattgttgaaggctggaCAATACCAATACCATCTATCTGATCAGGGGTGTACTGGTTTTTCATAAAGGGATATCACACATGTACAATCAGTTAAATTATACATTTCCAATCAGTGTCACTTGAGTGTGAATTGTAAACCTTatccatttgaaaataattgtcaTCTACTAATTAACcggtcaaaatatttatcagagATGTTGGAATACATCGTCAAGatagaaataattttgaaatttcgaACGATCGTAAACAGCTTTTCACATTCTTTTCGCAACATGAAAGATCTGTAAACAAGCACATAGACACATCTATTGATacatatctatatctatatgatATAAAACTTAAGTAATTCATTgtaaaaaacacaacatttcATATCACAGGGGAAAATAGGAAAAGGGAGCttgacatgatttattgatGTGAAAAATTGAGTAGTATTACTGCTATGTGATTGGTATTATAAAAAGGCTTGTTAATG from Mytilus trossulus isolate FHL-02 chromosome 8, PNRI_Mtr1.1.1.hap1, whole genome shotgun sequence includes the following:
- the LOC134727843 gene encoding uncharacterized protein LOC134727843 — its product is MADLLNLRPHKKEAITISAFGESNKKVRNLQIATIYIKGLTNTLIPIEVLIVPQIAHTIHTYARNQWSFTHLNGLKLAHPALQDEDFEISVLVGADYYWDIVGDRVIRGSGPTAVQSKVGYLLSGPIQLNTNSYNQSTSSIMNMLTPHRLEKCEIHKFWEIESIGTEKDSEVKAKMDLQEMTTYQDNNINLKENRYIAKFPWKQEHPQLPSNEMIARKRTYNVITRLAKEPEMLKIYGNIINDQENRSFIEKVENPDETTNRVHYIPHHPVKKDSSTTPIPIVYDCSCRKDSESPSLNDCLSSAPPQLYKLTDIVTRLRDGKYALTTDIEKAFLQIGQDEEDRDSTRFFWLRGHSNPKSELETYRFKVILFGATCSPFILNATLLKHLSTVKNATVEIHKRDLYVDNVLTSVYTEEAALNFFEKSRELMTNAGFNLRTWKSNSNQLSNEATKANVLDKDSQTKILGMRWDAMSDILTFAQQKDHIDIDNTQATKREVLRKSSSIYDPLGMLGPVTVRAKLLIHTLWKEGYDWDQVLPCNIVKSWCEILDDIRDVTVNTKIARYYFNDQNENESNEKITLHVFVDASQRAYGASAYLCKGNTSSLRGIILGDLDETEDYETRVSEITRENTTKIAMMSERATTSVTTSERTTNHGTTIKKVTSQKPTSNGLDCNDVSVGSSSGVYTIYVEHQPLAVYCDMTGSGQWTETVLLHKIYGYPPNGYGFSKLDRDNDGTSFVNCGELEHAGWWFNWCTKGNLNGKYYNGGMIGKDGIYWEAWKLTQYSLKNVSMKIKQV